The following proteins come from a genomic window of Mesoaciditoga lauensis cd-1655R = DSM 25116:
- the yajC gene encoding preprotein translocase subunit YajC — MFENFVAFADASAKKAAPTTATSGGFSSGTISMVVWLVVLGALFYFMLVYPQKKRSKSFNQMMSNLKKGDTVITIGGIVGKVTDIKDKTIKIKTAGNDLEITKRSVASIMKGSNNGGNDDGNKENSKSDIIK, encoded by the coding sequence ATGTTTGAAAACTTTGTCGCATTTGCAGATGCATCTGCAAAAAAAGCTGCTCCAACAACCGCAACCAGTGGAGGTTTTTCCTCTGGGACTATAAGCATGGTCGTGTGGCTTGTTGTTTTGGGAGCCCTTTTCTATTTCATGCTTGTTTATCCCCAGAAAAAGCGCAGTAAGAGTTTCAATCAAATGATGAGTAATCTCAAAAAAGGAGATACCGTTATAACAATCGGAGGTATCGTTGGAAAAGTTACCGATATCAAAGATAAGACCATCAAGATCAAAACAGCAGGTAACGATCTTGAAATAACCAAACGTTCTGTTGCATCCATAATGAAAGGTAGCAACAACGGCGGTAACGACGATGGAAACAAAGAAAACTCGAAATCCGATATCATAAAATAA
- a CDS encoding hotdog domain-containing protein produces MAYEDWKNPPLLRVRISEADVHYAGGLVDGAKLMQFFGDVATELLIRNDGDEGLFRAYDMVEFLNPVHAGDYIEVYGKIVSVGRTSRKMIFEAFKVISPVEAGSSACDVLEHPVLVAKASGTCVVPFNKQRKKGD; encoded by the coding sequence ATGGCATACGAAGACTGGAAGAATCCACCACTTCTGCGCGTGCGAATATCGGAAGCGGATGTTCATTATGCTGGCGGTTTGGTGGACGGTGCAAAATTGATGCAATTTTTTGGAGATGTGGCCACTGAATTGCTTATAAGAAACGATGGAGATGAAGGGCTTTTCAGGGCTTACGATATGGTCGAATTTCTTAATCCAGTTCACGCTGGTGATTACATAGAAGTATATGGTAAAATCGTCAGTGTGGGAAGAACATCCCGAAAGATGATTTTCGAGGCTTTCAAAGTTATATCCCCTGTTGAAGCGGGAAGTTCGGCTTGTGACGTGCTTGAGCATCCTGTTCTTGTGGCCAAAGCAAGCGGAACGTGTGTTGTGCCGTTTAACAAACAAAGAAAAAAAGGTGATTAA
- the secF gene encoding protein translocase subunit SecF encodes MKSVNFVGPRYIFLSISLAAIALSLVFMFVKGFNFGVDFKGGTSMTISFSKTDIAPSQVRAILEKADPNFASASISKLYSLKSKSSTSTKARALFNVTVGEFFNGQQKSDLYSKVEKIAESQGVNAKLESFQTVSGYAAAGLRKSASWASIVAIILLLIYMAFRFQFSFGVGALASLVHDLTITAGLYSMFWIRFDSTVVAALLTLLGYSLNDTVVVYSRIRENLKKMRGKPMTEIVNVSINQTLSRTINTSFTTFLVVFVLLLFSSSVLKPFAFGMSFGVITGTYSSIYIASPILIGWLEKQRRKSALRR; translated from the coding sequence ATGAAAAGCGTGAATTTTGTTGGACCGAGATACATATTTCTTTCAATTTCACTTGCAGCTATTGCCCTTTCTCTTGTTTTCATGTTCGTGAAAGGATTCAATTTCGGCGTTGATTTTAAGGGTGGAACAAGCATGACAATTTCGTTCTCGAAAACCGATATTGCACCATCCCAAGTAAGGGCAATTCTTGAAAAAGCAGACCCTAATTTTGCGTCTGCAAGCATTTCTAAACTTTACAGTTTGAAATCCAAGAGTTCTACGAGTACAAAAGCAAGAGCTCTCTTTAATGTAACCGTTGGAGAATTCTTCAATGGGCAACAGAAAAGCGATCTCTACTCTAAGGTCGAAAAGATAGCAGAATCTCAAGGTGTAAATGCAAAACTTGAATCCTTCCAGACGGTTAGTGGATACGCGGCGGCGGGCTTGAGAAAATCTGCCAGCTGGGCTTCTATAGTGGCTATCATACTCTTGCTCATATACATGGCATTTCGATTCCAGTTCTCTTTCGGTGTTGGTGCTCTTGCATCACTGGTTCACGATTTGACAATAACAGCCGGGCTGTATTCCATGTTCTGGATAAGATTTGACAGCACCGTTGTCGCAGCGTTGCTGACGTTGCTTGGATATTCTTTGAATGACACTGTTGTTGTGTACTCAAGGATAAGAGAAAATCTCAAAAAGATGCGTGGAAAGCCTATGACAGAAATAGTCAACGTTTCCATCAATCAAACGCTGTCAAGAACCATAAACACATCTTTCACGACATTTTTGGTGGTTTTCGTTCTTTTGCTTTTCTCAAGTTCTGTGTTAAAACCATTTGCTTTTGGTATGAGCTTTGGTGTTATCACCGGAACGTATTCATCCATATACATAGCCAGTCCTATTTTGATAGGTTGGTTGGAGAAGCAAAGGAGAAAATCAGCTTTGCGCAGATAA
- the secD gene encoding protein translocase subunit SecD, with protein MRADKIRLIFVLLILFVSVFFMVWPPVPNAKSLGQKIFGNIKLGLDIKGGSRLDYIMKGAKITPELTSQVLTVLRRRLDDANFTEAVVSAVGENGIRVEIPGISDPKKAESLIGQKAQLYFAQVLDHVTSAVKPAPKIGLNYAGAVWLRSKNATDDWYLVNKNIQVGAGTLQLSGNDVKNAVAAVNTQRGGWKIDLTFDSKGAKLFFEITQALVGKPLAIVMDNYVLSAPIVQTAIQGGRAEITGNFTYDQAQELSALIRSGNLPVSLELTEEQTLGPTLGSDVIRRSLIAGIVGVLLVMAYMLIYYFGMMGVVADLALLYNGIFVFGMLALTHGILTLPGIAGIILTIGTTVDGNVIIFERIKEEMRTGKTVRASISAGFNRSTAVILDANITTLLTAFVLYYFGTGSIKGFAVTLTIGILGTIFTSLVFSRYLIDLVAPTIKNKYAKLVEQPESIKGGRKR; from the coding sequence ATGAGAGCAGACAAAATTAGACTGATTTTTGTTCTACTTATTTTGTTCGTTTCTGTGTTCTTTATGGTGTGGCCTCCTGTTCCCAATGCAAAGAGTCTCGGTCAAAAAATCTTTGGGAACATAAAACTTGGTCTTGACATAAAAGGTGGTTCAAGATTGGACTACATCATGAAAGGTGCCAAGATAACACCAGAGCTGACCAGCCAAGTTTTAACGGTGTTAAGAAGAAGGCTTGACGATGCCAACTTCACCGAAGCCGTGGTATCGGCAGTTGGTGAAAACGGAATAAGGGTAGAAATACCTGGTATAAGTGATCCAAAGAAAGCCGAATCTTTGATAGGACAAAAAGCGCAACTTTACTTCGCGCAAGTTTTGGATCATGTTACATCTGCCGTGAAACCAGCTCCTAAGATAGGGCTCAACTACGCTGGTGCGGTGTGGCTAAGATCCAAGAATGCCACCGATGATTGGTATCTTGTCAACAAAAACATCCAAGTTGGCGCTGGTACACTGCAGCTTTCTGGTAACGATGTTAAGAACGCAGTTGCCGCTGTCAATACCCAACGCGGTGGATGGAAAATAGATTTGACCTTTGATTCCAAAGGAGCAAAGTTGTTCTTCGAAATAACCCAGGCTTTGGTTGGAAAGCCATTGGCCATTGTGATGGACAACTACGTTTTGAGTGCGCCAATAGTTCAAACTGCCATTCAAGGCGGAAGAGCTGAAATCACCGGAAACTTCACCTACGATCAGGCTCAAGAGTTGTCCGCGCTTATAAGAAGCGGTAATTTGCCAGTTTCACTTGAATTGACAGAAGAACAAACCTTAGGGCCAACGCTTGGCTCGGACGTTATAAGAAGAAGTTTGATAGCCGGTATAGTTGGTGTCCTTTTGGTAATGGCCTATATGCTCATCTATTACTTTGGTATGATGGGAGTTGTGGCAGATTTGGCACTCCTTTACAACGGCATATTCGTCTTTGGTATGTTGGCACTTACGCATGGAATACTGACATTGCCAGGTATAGCAGGTATCATTTTGACGATTGGTACCACAGTTGATGGAAACGTCATCATCTTCGAGAGAATAAAAGAAGAAATGAGAACTGGAAAAACCGTTCGTGCGTCCATCTCTGCTGGGTTCAACCGTTCAACAGCCGTTATACTTGATGCGAATATCACGACGCTTCTTACGGCATTTGTCTTGTACTACTTCGGTACAGGTTCAATAAAAGGATTTGCCGTAACGTTGACCATAGGTATATTGGGTACGATCTTCACATCGTTGGTTTTCTCAAGGTATTTAATCGATCTAGTTGCCCCCACCATTAAAAACAAATACGCCAAACTCGTAGAACAACCAGAAAGCATTAAAGGGGGTAGAAAAAGATGA
- a CDS encoding 3-keto-5-aminohexanoate cleavage protein, whose protein sequence is MKKLIITAAVCGAEVTREQTPYIPITPEEIAQEACLARKAGASIIHVHVRDKEGKPTQDVNVFKEVVNLIRSNCPDVIIQVSTGGAVGMSAQERLQSIYSNPEMATLDVGTTNFGDDIFVNDLPLIRLFAKEMSEKGIMPEFECFEIGHIYNALRVVKEGLIKGHLHFDFVLGVPGACPADVRNLVRMVDSIPQDASWTVAGVGRHEFPMAAHAIAMGGHVRVGLEDNIYLSKGILAKSNAELVKRAVEMARAIGREIATPDEAREILGLK, encoded by the coding sequence GTGAAAAAATTGATCATCACCGCAGCCGTTTGTGGTGCGGAGGTTACCAGAGAACAAACTCCTTACATACCCATAACACCTGAAGAAATAGCACAAGAAGCTTGTTTAGCTAGAAAAGCAGGAGCTTCTATAATACATGTTCACGTTAGAGATAAAGAAGGCAAACCCACTCAAGATGTCAACGTTTTTAAGGAAGTTGTAAACCTTATTCGTTCCAACTGTCCAGATGTGATAATTCAAGTATCAACAGGCGGAGCCGTGGGAATGAGTGCCCAGGAGAGGCTGCAGTCAATTTACTCGAACCCAGAAATGGCAACACTGGATGTTGGAACAACAAATTTTGGCGATGATATATTCGTAAACGATTTGCCCTTGATAAGGCTCTTTGCGAAAGAAATGAGCGAAAAAGGCATCATGCCAGAATTTGAATGCTTTGAAATTGGACATATTTACAACGCATTGCGCGTCGTAAAAGAAGGACTTATAAAAGGGCATCTTCATTTTGATTTTGTTTTAGGTGTACCTGGTGCATGTCCAGCAGATGTTAGAAATCTTGTTAGGATGGTAGATTCCATTCCCCAAGATGCAAGTTGGACTGTCGCCGGTGTTGGAAGACATGAATTTCCCATGGCCGCCCATGCTATCGCGATGGGAGGACATGTTAGGGTAGGCCTGGAAGACAACATATATCTTTCTAAAGGAATTTTGGCAAAGTCTAACGCAGAGTTGGTCAAAAGAGCTGTGGAAATGGCAAGAGCAATTGGACGTGAAATCGCAACACCAGATGAAGCTAGAGAAATTTTAGGTTTGAAATGA
- the thrS gene encoding threonine--tRNA ligase: protein MGWFVLVILKFQGKEYTVEPATLKEMVNKAGVPQSNEIIGGKVGKKIVDLFYTPQDGETIELLNLESPEAPDIYRHTMAHIMAQAVQRLYKDAKFAIGPTIENGFYYDIDLPQTLNEEDLKRIEKEMKKIIKENIPLERFEMNPEEAIRFFEEKDQPYKVELIKDLVNDLNVESVSLYRQKDFTDLCRGPHLPSTGLVKHFKLLSVSGAYWRGDEHNKMLQRIYGTAFYKKEDLEDYLHMLEEAEKRDHRKLGPQLDLFSLHSDVAPGMIFFHPNGTILRRELENYWRQEHRKAGYVEVITPMVMSETLWRQSGHWDHYRDNMYFTEKDGQHYAIKPMNCPGHIMIYKSSSHSYRDLPLRMCELGTVHRYERSGVVHGLFRARAFTQDDAHIFCTPEQIESEIVGVVNLIDKTYKLFGFPYKVELSTKPDDAMGSDEIWETSTSALKKALEHLGMDYQINEGDGAFYGPKIDFHVRDSIGRTWQCATIQLDFLMPERFDLTYTGSDNVEHRPVMIHRVIYGSLERFIGILIEHYAGAFPTWIAPVQATVLPISDKNVEYAKKVFEKLENAGIRASLDDRSQKIGYKIREAQLKKVPYMLVVGKKEEESETVAVRMRSGTDLGTMKIEDFVEKVKKEISEKSQNSIFEVK from the coding sequence ATGGGGTGGTTCGTTTTGGTGATTTTGAAATTTCAAGGAAAAGAATACACGGTAGAACCTGCAACTTTAAAGGAAATGGTCAATAAAGCTGGAGTTCCACAAAGCAATGAAATAATAGGTGGAAAAGTCGGGAAAAAGATCGTCGATCTTTTTTACACTCCACAAGATGGTGAAACGATAGAGCTTTTGAATCTTGAATCTCCAGAAGCCCCGGACATCTACAGACATACAATGGCTCACATAATGGCGCAAGCTGTTCAAAGACTGTACAAAGATGCTAAATTTGCAATAGGCCCAACCATAGAAAATGGGTTCTATTACGACATAGACCTTCCACAAACCTTAAACGAGGAAGATTTGAAGCGAATAGAAAAAGAGATGAAAAAGATAATCAAGGAAAATATTCCTCTTGAGCGTTTCGAAATGAATCCAGAAGAGGCTATTCGTTTTTTTGAAGAAAAAGATCAACCGTACAAAGTGGAGCTTATAAAAGATTTGGTGAACGATCTCAACGTTGAAAGCGTGAGTTTGTATCGACAAAAAGACTTCACGGATTTGTGCCGTGGGCCTCATCTTCCATCCACGGGGTTGGTAAAACATTTCAAACTTTTAAGCGTTTCGGGAGCCTATTGGCGAGGCGATGAACATAACAAAATGCTTCAAAGGATATATGGAACGGCTTTCTATAAAAAAGAAGACTTGGAAGACTACCTGCACATGCTTGAAGAAGCCGAAAAAAGAGACCACAGGAAACTCGGACCTCAATTGGATCTTTTCTCCCTTCATTCAGATGTCGCTCCTGGCATGATATTCTTTCATCCCAACGGAACCATATTGAGAAGGGAATTGGAGAATTACTGGCGCCAAGAGCATAGAAAAGCTGGATACGTTGAAGTCATAACCCCTATGGTTATGAGTGAAACGCTGTGGAGACAGTCAGGCCATTGGGATCATTATAGAGATAACATGTACTTCACGGAAAAAGATGGTCAACATTACGCCATAAAGCCAATGAATTGCCCGGGACACATAATGATATACAAGAGCTCTTCGCACAGTTATAGAGATTTGCCTTTGAGAATGTGCGAATTGGGAACCGTCCATAGATATGAAAGAAGTGGAGTTGTTCACGGGCTATTTAGGGCACGCGCTTTTACCCAGGATGATGCCCATATATTCTGTACTCCAGAACAGATAGAATCGGAAATAGTTGGTGTTGTAAATCTCATAGACAAAACTTACAAACTCTTTGGCTTCCCTTATAAGGTAGAACTATCCACGAAACCAGATGACGCCATGGGTTCAGATGAAATATGGGAAACATCCACGTCCGCTTTGAAAAAGGCGTTGGAGCATCTCGGAATGGATTACCAGATAAACGAGGGAGACGGTGCCTTTTACGGACCGAAAATAGATTTCCACGTGCGCGATTCCATAGGAAGGACATGGCAGTGTGCCACCATCCAGCTTGATTTTCTCATGCCGGAAAGATTTGATTTAACGTACACCGGTTCAGATAACGTTGAACACAGACCAGTTATGATTCACAGGGTTATATATGGCTCACTTGAAAGATTCATAGGCATATTGATCGAACATTACGCTGGGGCTTTCCCCACCTGGATAGCGCCTGTTCAGGCAACAGTTTTGCCAATTTCTGATAAGAACGTTGAGTATGCAAAAAAGGTCTTTGAAAAGCTTGAAAATGCGGGCATAAGGGCATCGCTTGACGACAGATCTCAGAAAATTGGATACAAAATAAGAGAAGCCCAACTTAAAAAGGTTCCTTACATGCTTGTTGTCGGAAAAAAAGAAGAAGAAAGTGAAACTGTAGCAGTAAGAATGCGAAGTGGAACCGATTTGGGAACCATGAAAATCGAAGATTTCGTTGAAAAGGTAAAAAAGGAGATATCCGAAAAATCTCAAAATTCGATCTTTGAGGTGAAATAA